In Exiguobacterium sp. 9-2, the genomic window TACGCTTGCTCAGTGCATCAATGGGTTGATTCCATTCTCGTACCCGGGAACGTGGAAAGGACAGGTTCTGATCAAAGGGCAGGATGCCCGGACGTTATCGTTATTTGATCGTTCGCTGCATATTGGCACGGTGTTACAGGATCCAGATGCGCAGTTCGTTGGTTTATCGGTTGGCGAAGACATTGCCTTTGCGCTCGAGAACAAACAGACAGGGCGACCGGAAATGCACGAGATCGTCGAACGCGTCGCACGGATGACGGACGTCGAGACGCTTTTGCAAGCGCGATTAAATGATTTATCAGGAGGTCAGCGACAACGGGCGGCATTGGCTGGAGTTCTCGTCGAAGATGCGGATATCTTATTGTTTGATGAACCACTCGCAAATCTCGATCCGGTAGCGGGTCAAGAAGCGATGATGTTAATGGATCGACTGCAACGCGATACGAACCGAACACTGATCGTCGTTGAACACCGAATCGAGGATGTACTGGTCATTCCATTTGATCGCATCATCGTCATGGTCGACGGAGAAATTATCGCCGATCATCATCCTGACGTCATCTTAAGTAACGGAAAACTGCAACAAGCAATATTGCGTGAACCCCTCTATGTCAGTGCCGCACGCTGGGCTGGCATGACCGTGGAGTCTGTAGATCAGCCGAGCCGCATCGATCCTTTTTTAGAGCAGTTCAACCAGAAAGACGTGTTAGAACGTTTAGAAGAAGCTCCTCAAAAAGAGGCTGCAATCTCTGATTCATTGCTTGAACTTGAGCAGTTGGCGTTTCATTATCATCAAGGAACGCCAGTGCTTGAAGATGTGACGGCGACTTTTCAAAAAGGAACACTGACAACGATCGTCGGTCAGAATGGTGCAGGGAAATCAACGCTTGCGAAAGTGTTGAGTGGTTATCAACGGTCAACGAGTGGCCGAATCCTACTTAACGGGACCGACATTACGCACCAACCGATCGCCGAGCGGGCAGGGTCAATCGGATTCGTCCTGCAAAATCCGAATCATATGATTTCGAAGCACCTCGTGCAGGAGGAAATTCGCTACGGGATGCAGACACTCGGATTGAGTGAAGCGGAAGAAAACGAGCGTCTCGAGCAGACGTTACGTCGCTGCGGATTATATCCGTTTCGCAATTGGCCGATCCAAGCACTAAGTTTTGGTCAGAAGAAACGGGTGACGATTGCTTCGATTCTCGTTCGACGACCGGATATCTTGATTCTCGATGAACCGACAGCTGGTCAAGATTACCGGCATTATTCGGATATGATGGGCTTTTTAGAAGGATTGAAACAAGAGGGGATGACGTTACTCATCATCACGCATGATATGCATCTCGTCTTAGAGTACAGCGATCAAGTCTGCCTGGTGCAAGCTGGACGCATCCGTTACGCCGGAACGTCATTTGGACTGCTAAATCAAGAACAGTTGCTGCATCATGCCCATTTAAAGCAAACATCGCTCTTTACGATAGCGAAACATCTCGACATCGATGCGGAACGATTCGTCGAGTCCGTGATTACGGCGGAGCGAAAGGAGCGGGAACAATGGCTGTAGAAATGCTTGGCTATATTGAAAAAGCGTCACCGATTCATCGATTGACGGGAACGACGAAACTGATCGGATTCTTGTTATTTACGACAGCAACGATGTTTACCTATGATACGCGTGTCTTACTTGTTCTTGGTTTAGTCAGCATCGTGTTATTCCGATTGTCACGTATTCAGTTTCGGGAAGTCCGATTCGTTTTGATCTTTACAGCAATATTTGTCCTGATTAATGCACTCGCCGTTTATCTATTCGAACCAGAGCAGGGCGTTGAAATCTACGGTTCGCGTCACGTTTTATTTGAAGGCGTTGGTCGCTTTACGATAACATCAGAACAATTGTTTTATCTGTTTAATCTCATCTTAAAATACAGTGTGATCGTTCCGATTGCTGTGTTGTTTCTCGTCACGACCCATCCGACAGAATTCGCGTCCTCGTTGAACCGGATTGGTGTACCGTATAAAATCGCCTTCGCTGTCTCATTAGCGCTCCGTTACATTCCAGACGTACAAGCGGACTTTCGGACGATTGCGAACGCTCAGGAAGCGCGGGGAATTGCCGTCTCGCATGGTTCGCTTTGGCAACGGGCGCGTAATAGCATCCAGATTTTACTTCCGTTGCTGTTTACGAGTCTCGAACGAATTGAAACCGTCAGCAATGCGATGGATCTCCGTGGATTTGGTGCGGGACGAAAGCGGACGTGGTACAACCAACAGACGATGACACGCATCGATTATGTCGCCATCAGTTGTGTAGTACTTTTGACAATTTTCTCGTTTGTCGTCACTTTCCATGACGGCAATCGATTTTATAATCCGTTCTAAGCATGAGATACGAAAAAGGCAGTGGATGCGTCCACTGCCTTTTATCATATAACTAATCCGCTTACGCAGAACGTTTTTGATTTTCCCAACGTGGTGAGTTCAATAGTTCAATCCATTTCTTGACGGCTGAGATCGTAATGACGATCGCGAGCAGTCCCATCGTTACGGATAAGACGGTATTCAAGACGCTAAATCCTGGAGAATCTGGATTTGCATAAACGTTTGCGACCATCCAGATATCAGCAAATGTTACTGTGATCAGGAGGTAGACGAGCGGGATGAACGTCGTCAGGGCATAGACTTTTTTATCGGCGATTTTCAAGATGATCGTCGTTCCGATGATCAAGCCGATTGAAGCCATCAGCTGATTTGATACCCCGAATAATGCCCAAATCGAACCGATGTCACCTGAGAACAGGAGATAGCCCCAGAAGAACGTACCGAGTGCTGAAGCAAAGA contains:
- a CDS encoding DUF3744 domain-containing protein, with amino-acid sequence MTNVIEFQDFSFTYRSQSEPTLRQIQLTIQAGERILIVGPSGSGKSTLAQCINGLIPFSYPGTWKGQVLIKGQDARTLSLFDRSLHIGTVLQDPDAQFVGLSVGEDIAFALENKQTGRPEMHEIVERVARMTDVETLLQARLNDLSGGQRQRAALAGVLVEDADILLFDEPLANLDPVAGQEAMMLMDRLQRDTNRTLIVVEHRIEDVLVIPFDRIIVMVDGEIIADHHPDVILSNGKLQQAILREPLYVSAARWAGMTVESVDQPSRIDPFLEQFNQKDVLERLEEAPQKEAAISDSLLELEQLAFHYHQGTPVLEDVTATFQKGTLTTIVGQNGAGKSTLAKVLSGYQRSTSGRILLNGTDITHQPIAERAGSIGFVLQNPNHMISKHLVQEEIRYGMQTLGLSEAEENERLEQTLRRCGLYPFRNWPIQALSFGQKKRVTIASILVRRPDILILDEPTAGQDYRHYSDMMGFLEGLKQEGMTLLIITHDMHLVLEYSDQVCLVQAGRIRYAGTSFGLLNQEQLLHHAHLKQTSLFTIAKHLDIDAERFVESVITAERKEREQWL
- a CDS encoding energy-coupling factor transporter transmembrane component T family protein, with protein sequence MAVEMLGYIEKASPIHRLTGTTKLIGFLLFTTATMFTYDTRVLLVLGLVSIVLFRLSRIQFREVRFVLIFTAIFVLINALAVYLFEPEQGVEIYGSRHVLFEGVGRFTITSEQLFYLFNLILKYSVIVPIAVLFLVTTHPTEFASSLNRIGVPYKIAFAVSLALRYIPDVQADFRTIANAQEARGIAVSHGSLWQRARNSIQILLPLLFTSLERIETVSNAMDLRGFGAGRKRTWYNQQTMTRIDYVAISCVVLLTIFSFVVTFHDGNRFYNPF